In Natronococcus sp. AD-5, the genomic window CTTTTGGATGCCACCACGCCCTCGTGCGACTGCTTCCAGTTCGGAAGCGAGTACTCGTTCCCGGCCGAAAAATAAATCGTACTGCCACCACAGGCAAGGAGGGCGCCTCTGTTCGCGCTGCGGCCCGGTTTCGCCCCGAGAAATCGTCTACTCGTAGAAACGTGTCCGCGAAGACGACTTTCGGCGCCGCGGCCGCCTCGGCTACTTCGAGAGCGCGCGCTCGACGGCTTCGGCGACCCCGGTAGCCTTCTCGGCCAGCGACTCCGAGACGAGACCGTCCGCCGCGGCCGCCTCGAGTTCGTCCCGATCGACGACCTCGACCGTCCCGTCGGGGGTGCGAATCACGTCGACGTAGAGGTCGACGTACCGGATCTCGTCGGGGAACAACTCGAGCGGCGTACAGACGTTGACGTACGTCCCCTTCGCCGCCCCGTCGGCGTCCTCGTACGTCGTCGGGTACCACCACCGGCCCTCGCGGAACTTCGTGACGGCGACGTCCCCGTCTTCTTTCGGAACGCCGAGCGCGTCGTACGTGCCGCCGCCGCGCATCGACCGCTCGAGCGTGATCGTCCCCTCGGGGTCCCAGTCGGTCACGTCGCCGTACCCGAGCGAGATTAGCCTGCCGTCGGGTTTTCCGTGACCGATCTCGAGGCGGTCGCCTTCGAGCGGCCCGAACTGCCGGGAGACGGCCTCGAAGGGGAACGAGCCGTCCGGATCGCCGCCGGTCGAGCCGCAGACCGCCTCCGCGAAGTCGACCGCCGTGCTCGCGGCCCGGTCGGCGGCCTTGGTCCGGTGGTGACCGGGCATCGTCGATTCGACCTCCCGTCGGACGTCGTCCAGCGCGAACCGCGACTCGCGCCCGAACCAGAGCCAGACGGTCCGCTCGGGCGCCACCAGTCGGCGCGGCTGGCCGAGTTCGTCGGGCGCGCCGGCGAGCGCATCCTCGAGTTCGCGGACCCGATCGACGGCGTCCTCGAGCGCGGTCTCCATCGCCGCGAGGTCCGCGTCGGCGGCCGCGCGGTGCCAGCGCAGCCCCCAGCCGTCGGGAACCTCGACCGAGAGGAGGTCGGTCATCCCGACGAGTTCGTCCGCTCGCTCGCCGCGAACGTCCGCCGAGACGCCGCTTCGATCCCGCGAGAGCGTACAGAGCCCGCCCGCGGCCTCGAGCGTCGGCGCGACGCGCGGCTCGTCGTCGTCCCACGGCGGCGTCGGCTCCTGCACCTGGACGCGGTAGCGGTTACCGCTGTCGACGTAATCGTCGACGTCGTCGTAATTGAGGTACCCCCGGCGACCGTCGCCGAGGTCGACGAGCGCGCCGCCCCCGCCGTCAGCCTCGAGCACTTCGGCGTCGAACACCGCGCCGCGGGAGGCGGCGGGGTCCCAGCGGAAGGTATCGATGGCGAGCGACTCGAGTATAGAGGCGACTTCGTCGACCGCCTCGGGGTCGCCCGAGACCTCCACCCCCCGTCGGTCGCGGCTCGTCTCGATCGAACCGTCCGCCGGCGCGGTCGCGAACGACGCGTCGAACCGTTCGCGGATCGGCCCGGAGGCCTGGACGACCTCGAGCCCGTCGTCGTTCAGCAACTCCGTCACCGCCGTCGCGTAGATGCCGCGCACTCGAGCGGTCGTCATCGCCGCACCTCCGCCGGACCGAAGCGACCGAAACTGGGTTCGAACACGGCGATCACCGGAAGGTCTCGCGGTCGGGGGCGAACCGTACCCGGTCGTTGATCGTCGGGCCGAGCGTCAGTTCGACCGAGCCGTCCGAAAGAATTCGCCCGTCCTCGACGTAGACGCCCCAGGTGTCGAACCGGAGCCAGCCGCGCATCTCGTCCGCGTGGGTCGTCACGTCGAGGTAGTCGACGGCGTGTTCGGGATACTCGTCGCTCGAGTGGGCCATGTCCATGTCCGAGTAGACCGTCTCGTGCTCGTCGAAAAATTGCTCGAGCGAGGCCGCGTCTTCGGCGACGGCCTCAACGACCGCCTCCGAGGCGGCGCGGAGGTCGTCGATCTCGAGGCCGACCTCGCGGAGCGCTTGCTGCGTGCGCTGGTCGAAGTGCATACCGACGAGTTAGCGCGGAGCCCCTTTGTGAATTCCGAGTCCCGTTCGACGCTTGCCTCGTCAGTCGTCGGCGGCGAGA contains:
- a CDS encoding DUF7532 family protein — encoded protein: MHFDQRTQQALREVGLEIDDLRAASEAVVEAVAEDAASLEQFFDEHETVYSDMDMAHSSDEYPEHAVDYLDVTTHADEMRGWLRFDTWGVYVEDGRILSDGSVELTLGPTINDRVRFAPDRETFR
- a CDS encoding DUF402 domain-containing protein, with translation MTTARVRGIYATAVTELLNDDGLEVVQASGPIRERFDASFATAPADGSIETSRDRRGVEVSGDPEAVDEVASILESLAIDTFRWDPAASRGAVFDAEVLEADGGGGALVDLGDGRRGYLNYDDVDDYVDSGNRYRVQVQEPTPPWDDDEPRVAPTLEAAGGLCTLSRDRSGVSADVRGERADELVGMTDLLSVEVPDGWGLRWHRAAADADLAAMETALEDAVDRVRELEDALAGAPDELGQPRRLVAPERTVWLWFGRESRFALDDVRREVESTMPGHHRTKAADRAASTAVDFAEAVCGSTGGDPDGSFPFEAVSRQFGPLEGDRLEIGHGKPDGRLISLGYGDVTDWDPEGTITLERSMRGGGTYDALGVPKEDGDVAVTKFREGRWWYPTTYEDADGAAKGTYVNVCTPLELFPDEIRYVDLYVDVIRTPDGTVEVVDRDELEAAAADGLVSESLAEKATGVAEAVERALSK